A single Bacillus sp. HMF5848 DNA region contains:
- the rpmB gene encoding 50S ribosomal protein L28 → MARKCVITGKKTRSGNSRSHAMNANKRTWGANLQKVRILVDGKPKRVYVSARALRSGKVERV, encoded by the coding sequence ATGGCACGTAAATGTGTAATTACTGGTAAAAAAACTCGCTCTGGTAACTCTCGTTCTCACGCAATGAACGCTAACAAACGTACTTGGGGCGCTAACCTTCAAAAAGTTCGTATTCTAGTAGATGGTAAACCAAAGCGTGTATATGTATCTGCTCGTGCACTTAGATCAGGTAAAGTAGAACGCGTGTAA
- a CDS encoding Asp23/Gls24 family envelope stress response protein, with amino-acid sequence MSIHLKNQFGNIDISNDVIATIAGGAAVDCYGIVGMASKHQIRDGLTDILRKENFSRGVIVRQTEEEEIHIDMYIIVSYGTKISEVAHNVQTKVKYTLNQTLGLAVDSVNIYVQGVRVTNP; translated from the coding sequence ATGTCCATCCATTTAAAAAATCAATTTGGAAATATTGACATCTCCAATGATGTTATCGCTACTATAGCTGGTGGCGCTGCTGTTGACTGTTATGGAATTGTGGGAATGGCTTCAAAACACCAAATTCGTGATGGGTTAACAGATATTCTGCGTAAAGAAAATTTTAGTCGCGGTGTCATTGTGAGACAAACAGAAGAAGAAGAGATCCATATCGACATGTATATCATTGTTAGCTATGGAACGAAAATATCAGAGGTTGCACATAATGTACAAACAAAGGTGAAATATACATTAAATCAGACTTTAGGTCTTGCCGTTGATTCTGTAAACATTTATGTGCAAGGTGTTCGAGTTACGAACCCGTAG
- a CDS encoding DAK2 domain-containing protein: protein MSIKQLDGKRFAQMVIQGATHLANNAKYVDSLNVFPVPDGDTGTNMNLSMTSGAKEVRQNAVDHIGKVGMSLSRGLLMGARGNSGVILSQLFRGFSKFIEHNATISSVEFANALENGVKTAYKAVMKPVEGTILTVAKDAAKKAVAVSKTEEDIIVLLEETIKEAKASLNRTPDLLPVLKEVGVVDSGGQGLVYVYEGFLAELKGEQLVESDLPSMTDLVNAEHHRSAQSHMNTEDIVFGYCTEFMVKFEDKKLAGKPFDEEGFRQDLSQYGDSLLVISDDDVVKVHIHSEQPGQVLSYGQEYGSLINMKIENMREQHAVILNEHPVTELPPIQKQAPRKEKAPYAIITVSMGKGIANLFKSIGAEYVIEGGQTMNPSTEDFVKAIEQVYADKIILLPNNKNIVMAAEQAASIVELDVAVVPSKTVPQGLSALLSFNPAAGLDDNKQAMTEALSQVKTGQITFAVRDTSIDGVEINKDDFMGIFDGKIVMSHSDKLETAKQLLASMISDDDEIVTILQGEDASEEDTATLTAYLEENFTDIEVEIHNGEQPLYAYIFAVE, encoded by the coding sequence GTGTCTATTAAGCAACTAGACGGAAAGCGCTTTGCACAAATGGTGATTCAAGGTGCTACACATTTAGCGAATAATGCTAAATATGTTGATTCATTAAATGTTTTCCCTGTACCAGATGGAGATACTGGTACCAATATGAATTTATCTATGACTTCAGGTGCTAAAGAAGTGCGACAAAATGCAGTAGACCATATTGGAAAAGTGGGCATGTCTTTATCAAGAGGTCTATTAATGGGTGCTCGTGGGAATTCAGGCGTTATATTATCGCAATTATTTAGGGGATTCTCTAAATTTATAGAGCATAATGCTACTATTTCAAGCGTTGAGTTTGCAAATGCCTTAGAAAACGGTGTTAAAACGGCTTATAAGGCTGTTATGAAGCCTGTTGAAGGCACAATTTTAACAGTAGCCAAGGATGCTGCTAAAAAAGCTGTGGCTGTTAGTAAGACAGAGGAAGATATTATCGTCTTATTAGAGGAGACTATTAAGGAAGCAAAAGCATCTTTAAACAGAACGCCAGACCTGTTGCCAGTACTAAAAGAAGTAGGAGTAGTAGATAGTGGTGGACAAGGTCTAGTATACGTGTACGAAGGGTTTTTAGCGGAATTAAAAGGTGAACAGCTTGTGGAGTCTGACCTACCTTCTATGACAGACCTTGTAAATGCTGAACACCACAGAAGTGCTCAAAGTCATATGAACACTGAAGATATAGTCTTTGGCTACTGTACAGAATTCATGGTCAAGTTCGAAGACAAGAAACTTGCTGGAAAACCTTTTGATGAGGAAGGCTTTAGGCAGGATTTAAGTCAATATGGTGACTCATTATTAGTTATATCTGATGATGATGTTGTTAAAGTACATATTCATTCTGAGCAACCTGGTCAAGTCTTATCTTATGGACAAGAATACGGTAGCTTAATCAATATGAAAATTGAAAACATGCGAGAGCAGCATGCTGTAATTTTAAATGAACATCCTGTAACAGAATTGCCTCCTATACAAAAGCAAGCCCCTCGTAAAGAAAAAGCACCATATGCTATTATTACAGTATCAATGGGTAAAGGTATTGCTAATTTATTTAAGAGTATTGGTGCTGAATATGTAATTGAAGGTGGCCAAACAATGAATCCTAGTACGGAGGATTTTGTTAAGGCAATTGAACAAGTGTATGCAGATAAGATAATTCTTTTACCTAACAATAAAAATATTGTTATGGCAGCTGAACAAGCAGCATCAATTGTAGAGTTGGATGTAGCTGTTGTTCCATCAAAGACTGTACCACAAGGCTTAAGTGCGTTACTTAGCTTCAATCCAGCAGCTGGCTTAGATGATAACAAACAAGCTATGACAGAAGCGTTATCCCAAGTGAAAACAGGTCAAATAACTTTTGCTGTTCGTGATACAAGTATTGATGGTGTTGAAATTAATAAAGATGATTTTATGGGTATCTTTGATGGAAAGATTGTCATGTCACATAGTGACAAGCTCGAAACTGCGAAGCAACTATTAGCATCTATGATTAGTGATGATGATGAGATTGTTACTATACTGCAAGGTGAAGATGCAAGTGAAGAAGATACGGCAACTTTAACAGCGTATCTTGAAGAAAATTTCACGGATATTGAGGTTGAGATTCATAACGGTGAGCAACCATTATATGCCTATATATTTGCAGTTGAATAA
- the sdaAB gene encoding L-serine ammonia-lyase, iron-sulfur-dependent subunit beta, with the protein MKYKSVFDIIGPVMIGPSSSHTAGAARIGRVARSLFNRQPKWAIISLYGSFAKTYKGHGTDVAIVGGLLDFDTFDERIRTSLQLASENNMKVTFIEEEALTDHPNTVKVHIGDDKAELSLVGISIGGGKIEIVELNGFRLKLSGHHPAILVEHNDRYGAIAGVANILAKHAINIGQMEVSRKEKGQLALMTIEVDQTIEDHIISELSTLPNIIRVTRIVE; encoded by the coding sequence GTGAAATATAAAAGCGTATTTGACATAATAGGTCCCGTTATGATTGGACCGTCGAGCTCTCATACAGCAGGAGCAGCTCGTATTGGACGTGTCGCCCGCAGTTTATTCAACCGTCAGCCCAAGTGGGCTATTATATCTTTGTATGGTTCCTTTGCCAAAACGTACAAAGGCCATGGTACAGATGTGGCTATTGTTGGAGGACTGTTAGATTTTGATACATTTGACGAGCGAATTCGAACATCCTTACAACTAGCTTCAGAAAACAATATGAAGGTTACTTTTATTGAAGAGGAAGCACTAACTGACCATCCTAACACAGTAAAAGTTCATATTGGAGATGACAAAGCAGAATTATCTTTAGTTGGAATTTCCATTGGTGGAGGAAAGATTGAAATTGTCGAATTAAATGGATTCCGTCTAAAATTATCAGGTCATCATCCAGCAATCTTGGTAGAACATAACGATAGATATGGTGCAATAGCTGGTGTGGCAAATATTCTAGCTAAACATGCCATAAATATTGGTCAAATGGAAGTGTCCAGGAAAGAAAAGGGACAGCTTGCTCTTATGACGATTGAAGTGGACCAGACTATTGAAGACCATATTATTAGTGAACTTTCAACGCTACCAAATATAATACGCGTTACTAGAATTGTAGAATAA
- the sdaAA gene encoding L-serine ammonia-lyase, iron-sulfur-dependent, subunit alpha, with the protein MIRNVAELVELATSKNIPISEVMILQEMEVTSRSREDIFTQMDQQLTIMEQAVEKGLQGVRSVTGLTGGDAVLLQAYIAKGQFLSGHTLLDAVSKAVATNEVNAAMGTICATPTAGSAGVVPGTLFAVKNVLNPTREQMIRFLFTAGAFGYVVANNASISGAAGGCQAEVGSASGMAAASIVEMAGGTPGQCAEAMAITLKNMLGLVCDPVAGLVEVPCVKRNAMGAANAMVAADMALAGITSRIPCDEVIDAMYKIGQTMPSALRETAQGGLAATPTGREWEAKIFGVALQKGE; encoded by the coding sequence ATGATTCGTAATGTGGCGGAATTAGTAGAATTAGCAACTAGTAAAAATATTCCAATTTCAGAGGTTATGATCCTTCAAGAAATGGAAGTAACCTCTCGAAGTCGTGAGGATATTTTTACACAGATGGATCAGCAGCTGACGATAATGGAGCAGGCAGTTGAAAAAGGCTTGCAAGGTGTTCGTTCTGTCACGGGTTTAACTGGTGGGGATGCTGTTTTACTGCAGGCTTATATTGCAAAAGGCCAATTTTTATCAGGCCATACATTATTAGATGCTGTTAGTAAAGCGGTTGCAACAAATGAAGTGAATGCAGCAATGGGTACTATATGTGCGACACCAACTGCTGGTTCAGCAGGTGTAGTACCCGGTACGCTTTTTGCTGTTAAGAATGTTTTGAATCCAACGCGAGAGCAAATGATACGCTTTTTGTTTACGGCTGGTGCCTTTGGCTATGTTGTTGCGAACAATGCTTCAATCTCAGGAGCAGCAGGTGGCTGCCAAGCTGAAGTGGGTTCTGCTAGTGGAATGGCAGCTGCATCTATTGTCGAAATGGCAGGAGGAACGCCAGGACAATGTGCTGAAGCTATGGCAATAACTTTAAAAAATATGCTAGGTTTAGTGTGTGATCCTGTTGCAGGATTAGTAGAAGTACCTTGCGTTAAACGAAATGCGATGGGAGCGGCAAATGCAATGGTAGCTGCGGATATGGCATTAGCAGGTATTACTAGTAGAATTCCTTGTGATGAAGTCATTGATGCTATGTATAAAATTGGCCAGACAATGCCGTCTGCTCTTAGAGAAACAGCACAAGGAGGGTTGGCAGCGACTCCAACGGGAAGAGAGTGGGAAGCTAAGATCTTTGGAGTTGCTCTTCAAAAAGGTGAATAA
- the recG gene encoding ATP-dependent DNA helicase RecG, with amino-acid sequence MNKLLLPLTEVKGIGEDSAALLTQIGLVTIRDLLEYYPFRYEDYTLKDISEVKHGERVTIEGRVHSEPSLSYYGHKKSRLMFRLFVGSHLVSAVCFNQAYLKNKISINQAVTITGKWDQGRAMITVNELRLTNNVSQAFVPVYSTRGDLTAKGIKRFISLAYKQYKDYIEETLPQELLQRYKLLNKKDAIRAVHFPNTQEEVKQVRRRIVYEEFLLFQLKMQALRKYEREQSKGAQHSYDEDQLDAFKDALPFPLTNAQNRVLQEILNDMKSPYHMSRLLQGDVGSGKTVVAAICMYASVLSGNQGALMVPTEILAEQHFSSLTDLLLPFGIKLALLTSSTKTRERRETLQQLVSGEIDIIIGTHSLIQDEVNFKNLGLVITDEQHRFGVEQRRVLRQKGGNPDVLFMTATPIPRTLAITAFGEMDVSVIDELPAGRKKIETYWAKHHMLDRVLSFIEKELTQGKQAYVICPLIEESDKLDVQNALDVHATLTQYYRGKYEIGLLHGRMNSAEKDDVMRRFEKNEVHVLVSTTVVEVGVNVPNATVMLIYDAERFGLAQLHQLRGRVGRGQDQSYCILLADPKTEIGQERMRIMTETNDGFIVSEKDLELRGPGDFFGKKQSGVPEFKMADVVHDYRALETARHDATLLIQSEAFWKDSEFEALRLEVIQSGALEGEKFD; translated from the coding sequence GTGAATAAACTTTTATTACCACTAACAGAAGTAAAGGGTATAGGCGAAGACAGTGCAGCCTTATTAACTCAGATAGGTCTTGTTACAATTCGTGATTTGCTTGAGTATTACCCATTTCGTTACGAAGATTATACATTAAAAGATATTTCTGAAGTAAAGCATGGGGAACGTGTAACAATTGAGGGGAGGGTTCATAGTGAGCCTTCCTTATCGTATTATGGTCATAAAAAATCAAGGCTTATGTTTAGGCTTTTTGTTGGCAGTCACCTTGTGAGTGCTGTTTGTTTTAATCAGGCATATTTAAAAAATAAAATATCAATTAATCAAGCTGTAACAATTACAGGTAAGTGGGACCAAGGACGAGCAATGATTACTGTAAATGAATTGAGGCTCACAAACAATGTTTCGCAAGCTTTTGTACCTGTGTACTCTACAAGAGGTGATTTAACTGCAAAAGGAATTAAGCGTTTTATTTCATTAGCTTATAAACAGTATAAAGACTATATTGAAGAAACTTTACCACAGGAACTTTTACAACGGTATAAGCTATTAAATAAAAAAGATGCGATACGTGCTGTCCATTTTCCTAACACTCAGGAAGAAGTGAAGCAAGTGAGACGACGTATTGTCTATGAAGAATTCCTTTTATTTCAGCTCAAGATGCAAGCGTTGCGGAAATACGAACGGGAACAATCAAAAGGTGCTCAACATAGCTATGATGAAGATCAGCTGGATGCATTTAAAGATGCTTTACCATTTCCATTAACTAATGCACAAAATAGAGTGCTTCAAGAAATATTAAATGACATGAAATCTCCTTATCATATGTCTCGTTTATTACAAGGAGATGTGGGAAGTGGAAAAACGGTAGTTGCGGCCATTTGCATGTATGCGAGTGTGTTAAGCGGTAACCAAGGTGCTTTAATGGTACCGACGGAAATTCTAGCTGAACAACACTTTTCATCTTTAACAGATTTATTATTACCTTTTGGGATCAAACTCGCTTTATTAACGAGCTCAACTAAAACGCGTGAGCGCCGTGAAACGCTACAACAGTTAGTTTCGGGAGAAATTGATATCATAATTGGGACTCACTCACTCATACAAGATGAAGTGAACTTTAAAAACCTCGGTCTCGTCATTACAGATGAGCAGCACAGATTTGGAGTGGAACAACGACGTGTTCTTAGACAAAAAGGTGGAAACCCAGATGTTCTGTTTATGACGGCTACACCCATACCGAGAACATTAGCTATTACTGCGTTCGGAGAGATGGATGTATCTGTTATTGATGAACTGCCTGCCGGTAGAAAAAAGATAGAAACATATTGGGCAAAGCATCATATGCTCGATAGAGTTTTAAGTTTTATTGAAAAAGAGTTGACTCAAGGGAAACAAGCCTATGTTATATGCCCCCTTATTGAAGAATCAGACAAGCTAGATGTGCAAAATGCGCTTGATGTTCATGCTACGCTTACTCAGTATTATCGTGGTAAATATGAAATAGGTCTATTGCACGGTAGAATGAATTCTGCTGAAAAAGATGATGTAATGAGGCGATTTGAAAAGAACGAGGTCCACGTGTTGGTTTCAACAACGGTTGTAGAGGTAGGAGTCAACGTACCGAATGCAACTGTTATGTTAATCTATGATGCGGAACGTTTTGGCTTGGCTCAATTACATCAATTAAGAGGTCGAGTAGGACGTGGACAAGATCAATCTTATTGTATCCTATTAGCGGATCCCAAGACAGAAATCGGTCAAGAAAGAATGCGAATTATGACAGAAACAAATGATGGTTTTATTGTTTCTGAAAAAGATTTGGAACTAAGAGGTCCAGGGGACTTTTTTGGTAAAAAACAAAGTGGTGTTCCGGAATTTAAAATGGCTGATGTAGTCCATGATTATCGTGCACTTGAGACAGCACGACATGATGCTACTTTACTTATACAATCAGAAGCATTTTGGAAAGATAGCGAGTTTGAGGCACTTAGACTGGAAGTTATTCAATCGGGTGCATTAGAGGGGGAAAAATTTGATTAA
- the fapR gene encoding transcription factor FapR has protein sequence MKKSKYQRQALLKETIEQNPFITDEELATQFSVSIQTIRLDRMELSIPELRERIKHVAEQQLDEKVRALPLHEVIGEIIDIEPDHMAISMFEVLPEHAFSRNQIARGHHLFAQANSLAVAVINDELALTAKAVIRFTRPVKVGERVIAKAKVMKVEDQSGRRTIVEVMSSVSGEQVFSGEFEMYRSSQQIGKKEGANIEDSD, from the coding sequence ATGAAAAAAAGTAAGTATCAAAGACAAGCATTATTAAAGGAAACTATCGAACAAAATCCCTTTATAACAGATGAAGAACTAGCAACCCAATTCTCTGTTAGTATTCAAACTATAAGGTTAGACAGAATGGAATTATCTATACCTGAACTCCGCGAGCGTATTAAACATGTTGCAGAGCAGCAGTTAGATGAAAAGGTTCGTGCTTTACCTTTACACGAAGTAATTGGAGAAATAATTGATATTGAGCCTGATCATATGGCGATTTCAATGTTTGAAGTGCTGCCTGAACATGCTTTCAGCAGAAATCAAATTGCTCGAGGTCATCATTTATTTGCACAGGCAAATTCGTTAGCTGTGGCCGTTATAAATGACGAATTAGCTTTAACGGCAAAAGCGGTTATTCGTTTTACAAGACCTGTTAAAGTAGGCGAGAGAGTTATTGCGAAAGCCAAAGTTATGAAAGTTGAGGATCAATCCGGACGACGAACTATTGTGGAAGTCATGAGTTCTGTATCAGGAGAACAAGTATTTTCTGGTGAATTTGAAATGTACCGTAGTTCGCAGCAAATCGGAAAGAAAGAAGGAGCTAATATTGAGGATAGCGATTGA
- the plsX gene encoding phosphate acyltransferase PlsX, translating to MRIAIDAMGGDHAPDAVVTGALKILTTTSDIEIILVGDETKITPLLAGKDTSKISVIHTTEVIENDDEPVRAVKRKKNASMVIMANEVKEGRADACVSAGNTGALMACGLFVVGRIAGIERPALAPTLPTIDGTGFVFLDVGANADAKPLHLMHYAIMGSLYSANVRGISNPRVGLLNIGTEEKKGNELTRQTYELLKGTRNIQFIGNVESRDLLEGVADVVVTDGFTGNIALKTIEGTAMSVFKMLKGALTANTKSKLAAAVLKPQLTGIKKKMDYSEYGGAALFGLQAPVVKAHGSSDDNAIYHAIMQASNMVKNDVCPMITKAIQELDI from the coding sequence TTGAGGATAGCGATTGATGCCATGGGTGGAGACCATGCGCCAGATGCAGTTGTTACTGGTGCATTAAAGATTTTAACTACAACATCTGACATTGAAATCATTTTAGTTGGAGACGAAACAAAAATCACGCCCCTTTTAGCTGGGAAAGATACGAGTAAAATTAGCGTAATACATACTACAGAAGTAATAGAAAATGACGACGAACCAGTACGAGCAGTGAAAAGAAAAAAGAACGCATCAATGGTCATTATGGCAAATGAGGTGAAAGAGGGAAGAGCAGATGCTTGTGTGTCAGCAGGTAATACAGGAGCATTAATGGCTTGTGGCTTATTTGTTGTTGGGAGAATTGCTGGAATTGAACGCCCTGCTCTTGCACCAACCTTACCTACTATAGACGGTACGGGATTTGTATTTTTAGATGTTGGTGCTAACGCAGATGCAAAGCCTTTGCATCTAATGCATTACGCTATTATGGGTTCGTTGTATAGTGCTAACGTTCGTGGTATTTCTAACCCACGTGTTGGATTGTTAAATATCGGAACGGAAGAAAAAAAAGGTAATGAGCTGACAAGGCAAACATATGAGTTGCTAAAAGGAACACGTAATATTCAATTTATCGGTAATGTTGAATCTAGAGATTTACTAGAAGGTGTGGCTGATGTTGTTGTAACAGATGGGTTTACAGGTAACATTGCGCTAAAAACAATTGAAGGTACTGCCATGAGTGTATTCAAAATGTTGAAAGGTGCCTTAACAGCAAACACAAAAAGTAAACTAGCTGCTGCTGTTTTAAAACCACAATTAACAGGAATTAAGAAAAAGATGGATTATAGTGAATATGGTGGAGCAGCCTTGTTTGGTTTGCAAGCACCTGTAGTAAAAGCACATGGATCCTCTGATGATAATGCCATATATCATGCTATTATGCAGGCTAGTAATATGGTTAAAAACGACGTATGTCCAATGATTACAAAAGCAATTCAAGAGCTTGATATTTAG
- the fabD gene encoding ACP S-malonyltransferase, which translates to MKAAFIFPGQGAQVVGMGQDIYDNFPEAASVFLKANDRLGFDLQSIIFSGPQESLTLTYHAQPALVTTSVAILETFKNIGITPSYTAGHSLGEYSALVAAGALSFEDAVYAVHKRGQFMEQAVPAGLGTMAAVLGLDIDTLQQVTNEASQKGEVVQPANINCPGQIVISGNREAVTLAGNLAKEKGAKRVIPLDVSGPFHSSLMQPAAEMLSRVLSEDIQIRDASIPVIANATAKPIQKAEDIHTNLVNQLSSPVLWEDSVYTMLEDGVDTFIEIGPGKVLSGLVKKINRRVTTYAVYDIQSLQEVTAKLKEAL; encoded by the coding sequence GTGAAAGCTGCATTTATCTTTCCTGGGCAAGGAGCACAAGTCGTTGGAATGGGACAGGATATTTATGATAACTTCCCCGAAGCGGCATCAGTTTTTTTAAAAGCAAACGATCGTCTGGGATTTGATTTGCAATCTATTATTTTCTCAGGACCACAAGAGTCGTTAACATTAACATATCATGCACAACCAGCACTTGTAACCACAAGTGTTGCAATTTTAGAAACCTTTAAAAATATTGGGATCACCCCTAGCTATACAGCTGGTCACAGCTTGGGAGAATATAGTGCTCTTGTGGCAGCGGGGGCACTATCTTTTGAGGATGCGGTGTACGCTGTTCATAAACGAGGGCAATTTATGGAGCAAGCTGTTCCTGCTGGATTAGGTACAATGGCTGCAGTGCTTGGACTTGATATAGATACTCTGCAACAAGTAACGAATGAAGCTTCACAAAAAGGTGAAGTAGTACAGCCAGCAAATATAAATTGTCCCGGGCAAATAGTCATCTCCGGGAATAGAGAGGCTGTTACTCTTGCGGGTAATCTTGCAAAGGAAAAAGGAGCTAAACGTGTTATACCTTTAGATGTCAGTGGACCATTTCACTCCTCTCTTATGCAACCGGCTGCTGAGATGTTGAGTCGGGTGCTGTCTGAAGATATACAAATAAGGGATGCTTCTATCCCTGTCATTGCAAATGCTACTGCAAAACCAATACAAAAGGCTGAAGATATACATACGAATTTAGTAAACCAACTATCTTCACCTGTTCTTTGGGAAGATAGTGTTTACACTATGCTAGAAGATGGCGTTGATACCTTTATAGAAATTGGACCAGGAAAGGTATTATCAGGTTTGGTAAAAAAAATTAATAGAAGAGTCACGACTTACGCTGTGTATGATATACAGTCTTTGCAAGAGGTTACAGCAAAGCTTAAGGAGGCGTTATAA
- the fabG gene encoding 3-oxoacyl-[acyl-carrier-protein] reductase, producing MLSEKVALVTGASRGIGRAIAIELAKQGANVVVNYAGSEAKAHQVAEEIRAMGRKALVLQADVSDAEQVEKMMKETVQQFGKLDILVNNAGITKDNLLMRMKEDEWDQVLNINLKGVFHCTKAVTRQMMKQRSGRIINITSIVGVVGNPGQANYVAAKAGVIGLTKTTAKELASRNITVNAVAPGFITTDMTDELSEDVKTQMLNTIPLAKFGEAEDIAATVCFLASNRAKYITGQTIHVDGGMVM from the coding sequence ATGCTGTCAGAAAAGGTTGCTTTAGTAACAGGTGCATCTCGTGGTATTGGCCGTGCTATTGCTATCGAATTGGCTAAGCAAGGTGCAAACGTAGTTGTAAACTACGCCGGTAGTGAAGCTAAAGCACATCAAGTTGCTGAAGAAATTCGTGCAATGGGACGAAAAGCGTTGGTTTTGCAAGCTGATGTTTCAGATGCAGAACAAGTCGAAAAAATGATGAAAGAAACAGTACAACAATTCGGGAAGCTTGATATACTAGTCAATAATGCTGGTATAACGAAGGATAATCTATTGATGAGAATGAAAGAAGATGAATGGGACCAAGTGTTAAATATCAATCTAAAAGGTGTGTTCCATTGTACAAAAGCAGTGACTCGTCAAATGATGAAGCAACGATCTGGAAGAATTATTAACATAACTTCTATCGTTGGTGTTGTTGGTAATCCAGGACAAGCGAATTATGTTGCTGCTAAAGCAGGTGTTATTGGATTAACAAAAACAACTGCAAAGGAATTAGCAAGTCGTAATATCACTGTTAATGCTGTTGCCCCTGGGTTTATTACTACTGACATGACTGATGAGTTATCAGAGGATGTAAAAACTCAAATGCTCAATACAATACCGCTTGCAAAATTTGGTGAGGCAGAGGATATAGCTGCGACAGTATGCTTCTTGGCATCAAATCGAGCAAAATATATTACTGGTCAAACGATCCATGTTGATGGTGGTATGGTTATGTAA
- the acpP gene encoding acyl carrier protein has protein sequence MAEVLERVTKIIVDRLGVDESEVKEEAKFKEDLGADSLDVVELVMELEDEFDMEISDDDAEKIVTVGDAVNYIKANL, from the coding sequence ATGGCAGAAGTATTAGAACGCGTAACGAAAATTATCGTTGATCGTCTTGGTGTTGATGAGTCAGAGGTTAAAGAAGAAGCTAAATTCAAAGAAGACCTTGGCGCAGATTCCCTTGATGTGGTAGAGCTAGTAATGGAATTAGAAGATGAGTTCGATATGGAAATCTCGGACGATGATGCAGAAAAAATCGTAACAGTTGGCGACGCTGTTAACTACATAAAGGCTAATCTCTAG
- the rnc gene encoding ribonuclease III, with amino-acid sequence MPKKVRTKERRFPEKTPEKFIKFQERIEISFHDEKLLMQAFTHSSYVNEHRRKPNEDNERLEFLGDAVLELTISQFLFNKYPTMSEGQLTKLRASIVCEPSLVAFANQLSFGDLVLLGKGEELTGGRERPALLADVFEAFIGALFLDKGLDTVVSFLQKYVFPKINEGAFSHVMDFKSQLQEIVQRDNSGILEYKVLQEKGPAHNREFVSRVSLNGIELGTGSGRSKKEAEQKAAQAALEKLKLDSKQ; translated from the coding sequence ATGCCTAAAAAAGTTCGAACAAAAGAAAGACGTTTTCCAGAAAAGACACCTGAAAAGTTCATAAAATTTCAGGAAAGAATAGAAATATCATTTCATGATGAAAAACTTTTAATGCAAGCGTTTACCCATTCATCGTATGTGAATGAGCATCGTCGTAAGCCTAATGAGGATAACGAGAGATTAGAATTTTTAGGAGATGCAGTGTTAGAGCTAACGATTTCACAGTTTTTGTTTAATAAATATCCAACAATGAGTGAGGGACAGTTAACAAAATTACGTGCGAGTATTGTATGTGAGCCATCACTTGTTGCTTTTGCTAACCAGCTATCATTTGGCGACTTAGTTCTTTTAGGGAAAGGCGAAGAACTGACAGGTGGTCGTGAACGACCTGCTTTATTAGCTGATGTGTTTGAAGCGTTTATAGGTGCGCTTTTTCTAGACAAAGGATTGGATACTGTGGTTTCGTTTTTACAAAAATATGTGTTTCCGAAAATTAATGAAGGTGCTTTTTCTCATGTGATGGATTTTAAAAGTCAACTTCAAGAAATTGTACAGCGAGACAATAGTGGAATCCTAGAATACAAGGTTTTACAAGAAAAAGGTCCAGCTCACAATAGAGAGTTTGTCTCTAGAGTCTCTTTAAATGGCATTGAGCTTGGAACCGGTAGTGGGCGATCAAAAAAAGAAGCAGAGCAAAAAGCTGCTCAAGCTGCATTAGAAAAACTAAAGTTAGATTCAAAACAATAA